In Natronococcus occultus SP4, the following proteins share a genomic window:
- a CDS encoding potassium channel family protein, translated as MQPLYLAVGIVVLIAVVVDIIWTTLWVDGGSGPLSGRLTTGVWRGLRILTGDHSRALSIAGPLILTLTLAMWIALLWFGWTFLFAGGDTALVSPQTGEPADWTGHFYYVAYTMFTNGNGDYSPTSGTWEIASSFTTATGMAFVTLGVSYILTVLGTVSEKRAFANSVTGLGERSEEFVRAGWTDEQFDGLDLPVESLASDLSELADKHKAYPILHYYHSEKGERASAMAVPIFDEAMTLFRYGVDDGAQLDPALVENARSSTDSYLDTLETAFIEPADEIPPQPDLDRLQEDDIPTADEAEFEDAVAELAERRRKLLGVVQADAWHWPPIDEEESEPRPNRAGEETASR; from the coding sequence ATGCAACCGCTGTATCTTGCGGTCGGAATCGTCGTGCTGATCGCGGTCGTCGTCGACATCATCTGGACGACGCTGTGGGTCGACGGCGGCTCCGGGCCGCTCTCGGGACGACTGACGACGGGCGTCTGGCGCGGGCTTCGGATCCTGACCGGAGACCACTCCCGGGCGCTGAGCATCGCCGGCCCGCTGATTCTTACGCTGACGCTCGCGATGTGGATCGCGCTGTTGTGGTTCGGCTGGACGTTCCTCTTTGCCGGCGGCGACACCGCACTCGTCAGTCCCCAGACCGGCGAACCCGCCGACTGGACGGGGCACTTCTACTACGTCGCCTACACCATGTTTACGAACGGGAACGGGGATTACTCGCCGACGTCAGGTACCTGGGAGATCGCGAGTTCCTTTACGACCGCGACGGGGATGGCCTTCGTCACGCTCGGGGTCTCCTATATTCTGACCGTCCTCGGGACGGTCTCGGAAAAGCGAGCGTTCGCCAACAGCGTCACCGGGCTCGGCGAGCGCAGCGAGGAGTTCGTCCGGGCGGGCTGGACCGACGAGCAGTTCGACGGGCTTGATCTACCCGTCGAGTCGCTGGCCTCGGATCTCTCGGAGCTCGCGGACAAGCACAAGGCCTACCCGATCCTGCACTACTACCACAGCGAGAAGGGCGAACGCGCCTCGGCGATGGCGGTTCCGATCTTCGACGAGGCCATGACGCTGTTTCGCTACGGCGTCGACGACGGCGCCCAGCTCGATCCGGCCCTGGTCGAGAACGCCCGTTCGAGTACCGATAGCTACCTCGACACGCTCGAGACGGCGTTCATCGAGCCGGCCGACGAGATACCCCCGCAGCCGGATCTGGATCGGCTCCAAGAGGACGACATCCCGACGGCCGACGAGGCGGAGTTCGAGGACGCGGTCGCGGAGTTGGCCGAACGCCGACGGAAGCTGCTGGGTGTCGTACAGGCCGACGCGTGGCACTGGCCGCCGATCGACGAGGAGGAGTCCGAGCCGCGACCGAACCGTGCCGGCGAGGAGACCGCCTCCCGGTAG
- a CDS encoding DNA topoisomerase IV subunit A — protein MSADNDQQAKEQLLDLAAQFYDQFELGEIPHMSVPTRTKSNIEYDEEKEVWVYGDRESTRSANSVRGARKLLKAVYTIEFLANQLEQDRSSTLRELYYLSESWDNEEAQFTSQDESNGLIEDLEIVSGVTREDFHMRPEESGATIMGPLYLREQTRRGEREIHCQEDVGEGGYQIPNNPDTIEFLDTDADFILAVETGGMRDRLVENGFDEEYNALIVHLKGQPARATRRITKRLHDELDLPVTVFADGDPWSYRIYASVAYGSIKSAHLSEYLATPEAQYIGIQPADIVEYDLPTDPLSDSDINALESELDDPRFQTDYWEEQIELQLEIEKKSEQQSLASRGLDFVTDTYLPERLDAMGIV, from the coding sequence ATGAGTGCAGACAACGACCAGCAGGCGAAAGAACAGCTGCTCGATCTCGCCGCACAGTTCTACGACCAGTTCGAGCTGGGCGAGATCCCTCACATGTCCGTCCCGACGCGGACAAAGAGCAACATCGAGTACGACGAAGAGAAGGAGGTCTGGGTGTACGGCGACCGGGAGTCGACCCGCTCGGCGAACTCCGTTCGGGGCGCCCGGAAGCTCCTGAAAGCCGTCTACACGATCGAGTTCCTCGCGAACCAGCTCGAGCAGGACCGATCCTCGACGCTGCGTGAACTCTACTACCTCTCCGAGAGCTGGGACAACGAAGAAGCGCAGTTCACCAGCCAGGACGAGTCCAACGGGCTAATCGAGGACCTGGAGATCGTCTCTGGAGTCACCCGCGAGGACTTCCACATGCGCCCCGAGGAGTCGGGCGCGACGATCATGGGGCCGCTGTATCTCCGCGAGCAGACCCGCCGCGGGGAACGCGAGATCCACTGCCAGGAGGACGTCGGCGAGGGCGGCTACCAGATTCCGAACAACCCCGATACGATCGAGTTCCTCGACACCGACGCCGACTTCATCCTCGCGGTCGAGACCGGTGGGATGCGGGATCGGCTCGTCGAGAACGGGTTCGACGAGGAGTACAACGCCCTGATCGTCCACCTGAAGGGCCAGCCAGCCCGCGCGACCCGTCGGATCACGAAGCGACTCCACGACGAGCTCGACCTGCCGGTGACGGTCTTCGCCGACGGTGACCCCTGGTCCTACCGGATCTACGCCTCCGTCGCCTACGGCTCGATCAAGTCCGCTCACCTCTCGGAGTATCTCGCGACGCCCGAGGCCCAGTACATCGGCATCCAGCCCGCAGACATCGTCGAGTACGATCTCCCGACCGATCCGCTCAGCGATTCGGACATCAACGCCTTGGAGAGCGAGCTCGACGATCCGCGCTTCCAGACTGACTACTGGGAGGAACAGATCGAGCTCCAGCTCGAGATCGAGAAGAAGTCCGAACAGCAGTCGCTTGCCTCCCGCGGGCTCGACTTCGTGACCGACACCTATCTCCCCGAGCGACTCGACGCGATGGGAATCGTCTAA
- a CDS encoding sulfite exporter TauE/SafE family protein, which translates to MLGLSFDLALVLLLVCIAFFSGIGITTIGPGGIFVTIALYSLTPLPSSQVAGTAHATFIVTGLVGSLAYLHSGEMKTGQSRALAIVLSLSSVLGALLGSQINPYVSRSLFGILLGGVAMTVGGVILYRERRGFRPIVDVDPLTRHGQTILGGLGLVLGVASGLLGIGGPVLAVPALVLVGVPMLLAVAVAQVQSIFIAAFATAGYAAQGDVLLPLAVVVGTPLLLGVVVGWKVAHVVDPARLKVALGVVLLGVGPYLAL; encoded by the coding sequence ATGCTCGGCCTCTCGTTCGATCTCGCACTGGTGTTGTTGCTCGTCTGTATCGCCTTCTTTTCGGGCATCGGGATCACGACGATCGGTCCGGGCGGGATCTTCGTCACGATTGCGCTGTACTCGCTGACGCCGCTTCCCTCGAGCCAGGTCGCCGGCACCGCCCACGCCACGTTCATCGTCACCGGACTGGTCGGCAGTCTCGCCTACCTCCACTCCGGAGAGATGAAAACCGGGCAGAGCCGGGCGCTCGCGATCGTGCTCAGCCTCTCGAGCGTTCTCGGCGCTCTGCTCGGCTCCCAGATCAACCCCTACGTCTCGCGATCGCTGTTTGGCATCCTGCTGGGTGGCGTCGCGATGACCGTCGGCGGCGTCATCCTTTACCGCGAGCGCCGGGGGTTCAGGCCGATCGTCGACGTCGATCCGCTGACGCGACACGGACAGACCATCCTCGGCGGGCTCGGGCTCGTTTTGGGAGTCGCCAGCGGCCTGCTCGGGATCGGTGGCCCCGTCCTCGCGGTGCCCGCGCTCGTGCTGGTCGGCGTTCCGATGTTGCTCGCCGTCGCCGTCGCGCAGGTCCAGTCGATCTTCATCGCGGCGTTCGCGACCGCCGGCTACGCCGCCCAGGGCGACGTCCTCCTCCCGCTGGCGGTCGTCGTCGGAACGCCGCTGTTGCTCGGAGTCGTCGTCGGCTGGAAGGTCGCCCACGTCGTCGACCCCGCGCGGCTGAAAGTCGCGCTGGGCGTCGTCCTGCTCGGAGTCGGGCCGTACCTCGCGCTGTGA
- a CDS encoding amidohydrolase family protein: protein MQPNTTDDTGVSRRSYLGAGSTALAALTFASTSGAAEDPSSNENDGRTLIRNGTVVTVDPDLGVCEDTDVLVEDGRIERIDRDIDAAGAKTIDASDSIVMPGFVNAHHHTWQAGVRGVAGDWSFMEYLETMLGEISSHYRPEDAYLGNLFGALEQLNAGTTTVLDWFHIANSPGHTNRAIDGLEDAGIRAVFAHGQPGDDNDLWWEESTEPHPDDIRRLNDERFPANDGLLTLAMGIRGPDYSTEEVVAHDIELARELDVLASMHIGSLGPGGVETLEELGLLGNDLNYVHGNRLTDEEFELIGESGGSVTTTPEVEMQMGMGMPPIRQTLDAEGAIPSLGVDIVSNVSGDMFTQTRVGLQTQRALDNQPTVEAGEQVGELSISARRALEFATIEGARALGLDDEIGSLTPGKRADITMIRTDDLNTTPVHDPIETVVFQSGVANVDTVLVDGEVVKRDGKLYNEPGRNQQDRLVRSGRRILEESGLGAN from the coding sequence ATGCAACCCAACACGACCGACGACACTGGCGTCTCGAGGCGAAGCTACCTGGGAGCCGGCAGCACCGCGCTGGCCGCGCTCACGTTTGCGTCCACGAGCGGGGCGGCCGAGGACCCCTCGTCCAACGAGAACGACGGTCGAACGCTGATCCGAAATGGAACGGTCGTCACCGTCGATCCCGATCTCGGGGTCTGCGAGGACACCGACGTCCTCGTCGAGGACGGGCGGATCGAACGGATCGACCGTGACATCGACGCCGCCGGAGCGAAGACGATCGACGCGAGCGACTCGATCGTCATGCCCGGGTTCGTCAACGCCCACCACCACACCTGGCAGGCCGGGGTTCGGGGCGTCGCCGGGGACTGGTCGTTCATGGAGTACCTCGAGACGATGCTCGGGGAGATCAGCAGCCACTACCGGCCCGAGGACGCCTACCTGGGGAACCTCTTCGGGGCGCTCGAGCAGCTAAACGCCGGGACGACGACGGTACTGGACTGGTTCCACATCGCGAACTCGCCCGGCCACACGAACCGTGCGATCGACGGGCTCGAGGACGCCGGGATCCGTGCGGTGTTTGCCCACGGCCAGCCGGGCGACGACAACGACCTGTGGTGGGAGGAAAGCACCGAGCCCCATCCCGACGACATCCGACGGCTCAACGACGAGCGGTTCCCCGCGAACGACGGCCTGCTCACGCTCGCGATGGGGATCCGTGGCCCCGACTACTCGACCGAGGAGGTCGTTGCCCACGACATCGAGCTGGCCCGCGAGCTCGACGTCCTCGCGTCGATGCACATCGGCTCGCTCGGTCCGGGCGGCGTCGAGACTCTCGAAGAGCTCGGCCTGCTCGGGAACGACCTCAACTACGTCCACGGCAACCGCCTCACCGACGAGGAGTTCGAACTGATCGGCGAGAGCGGGGGCTCGGTGACGACGACCCCCGAAGTCGAGATGCAGATGGGCATGGGGATGCCACCGATCCGACAGACGCTCGACGCCGAGGGAGCGATCCCTTCGCTCGGCGTCGACATCGTCTCGAACGTCAGCGGCGACATGTTCACCCAGACCCGGGTCGGACTCCAGACCCAGCGCGCGCTCGACAACCAGCCGACCGTCGAGGCCGGCGAACAGGTCGGCGAGCTCTCGATCTCCGCGCGCCGGGCCCTCGAGTTCGCGACGATTGAGGGCGCCCGCGCGCTCGGGCTCGACGACGAAATCGGCTCGCTAACCCCGGGGAAGCGCGCCGACATCACGATGATTCGAACGGACGATCTGAACACGACGCCGGTTCACGACCCGATCGAGACCGTCGTCTTCCAATCCGGCGTCGCCAACGTCGACACGGTGCTGGTCGACGGCGAGGTCGTCAAACGCGACGGGAAGCTGTACAACGAGCCCGGCCGCAACCAGCAGGACCGACTCGTTCGCTCGGGACGGCGGATCCTCGAGGAGAGCGGTCTCGGAGCGAACTAG
- a CDS encoding zinc ribbon domain-containing protein: protein MRSDRRSDGHVAADGLYCPHCGEALEPSMNFCPDCGHPSGERGASESRPALERRVAAAMADGWELEHDFGDHVVMVRRTFGGRDEHLVVAALSVWWTMGLGNALYGLYRYVGDAERMVLRAGPSADEPETESRFETVGRIAGAGCLAMALALAGAAAVLAGSTTAPLLAAVAIGLATVGLGLFPEVRHRLGNRRSPSTNGAARSVEESAIVDYDRSCAVCADPVGRGIERTYRKGFYVLGVPLTLSEGHNAYCRRCANAEADGTRTRERTIPIEDGSESERELERR from the coding sequence ATGCGAAGCGATCGTCGGAGTGACGGTCACGTCGCGGCCGACGGACTGTACTGCCCGCACTGCGGCGAGGCCCTCGAGCCGTCGATGAACTTCTGTCCGGACTGCGGTCACCCCAGCGGCGAGCGCGGGGCGTCCGAATCGCGGCCCGCCCTCGAGCGACGCGTCGCAGCCGCGATGGCCGACGGCTGGGAGCTCGAGCACGATTTCGGCGACCACGTCGTCATGGTCAGACGGACGTTCGGCGGCAGGGACGAGCACCTCGTCGTCGCGGCGCTGTCGGTCTGGTGGACGATGGGGCTCGGGAACGCGCTGTACGGCCTCTACCGCTACGTCGGTGACGCCGAACGGATGGTGTTGCGTGCCGGCCCGTCGGCCGACGAGCCCGAGACAGAGTCGCGGTTCGAGACCGTCGGGCGGATCGCGGGCGCCGGCTGTCTGGCGATGGCGCTGGCGCTGGCGGGAGCCGCCGCCGTCCTCGCGGGCTCGACGACGGCACCGCTGCTCGCCGCGGTCGCGATCGGGCTTGCGACCGTCGGGCTGGGCCTGTTTCCCGAGGTTCGACACCGCCTCGGAAACCGCCGGTCTCCCTCCACGAACGGCGCCGCCAGATCGGTCGAGGAGTCGGCGATCGTCGACTACGATCGGTCGTGTGCAGTCTGTGCCGACCCCGTCGGCCGTGGGATCGAGCGCACCTACCGGAAGGGGTTTTACGTCCTCGGCGTTCCGCTGACGCTGTCGGAGGGACACAACGCCTACTGCAGGCGCTGTGCGAACGCGGAGGCCGACGGAACGAGGACTCGAGAGCGGACGATCCCGATCGAAGACGGCAGCGAGAGCGAGCGGGAACTCGAGCGGCGCTGA
- a CDS encoding DNA topoisomerase VI subunit B, translating to MTSFQSTLGEEPGIAEELAESQQAISIAEFFEKNKHMLGFDSGARGLVTAVKEAVDNALDAAEEAGILPDIYVEIQESGDYYTLIVEDNGPGLTKESLPKVFGKLLYGSRFHAREQSLTPDQRLLVRRNGTIEFVPIGVLCDAYLPEEGEGTAPIAGQIEAPSFNRETHEMTWEPVTHAIRHETDEQTYEITTQKGRTVEVTGNHSVFSVTKDGATKEIKAGELEPGDVLLTPRRLPSPDETVEKVNVLEHLSAEQFEDRRVYVYGFDTETLEELRTGETIRKRPSEDSSRERYYYRYDGVDILRDSLEQNYLEKGYLPAELVLELGWEEKAADCSFKTYQAGGDETTMPVTLPIDDSFVELVAHYISEGHVGQRQVGFTFGAHESELIESTEQAVQGITGSTTTVERERNSTRVKAFGSPLAMFLESVCGCSADEKRIPEFVFQAPAEHQRDFIAALYQGDGSDSHPSNELSHTTTSETLARQLSVLWNMHGVLASTETLSDRPGYADDPKTAYRTKVYGEDASLSDVFSTARNTGEQGYKRVPTSLLEDVRVGDVESETVPDTVPGLLMGAGVGSSIEHADVYRSLIEASLDGEDVEKPRYVHTLKEKGLLDADHQPTDRLEALWETVHNIHGLTDTDMCLLPVTDVEATDPPEYVYDVSVPGATGADENFVVANQGALSVKNSRGQQGIGISAAVLYSQLTSGKPAKITSRTQGSSEAEYFELIVDTDENEPEISVEETTSWDRPHGTRIELEMEGNMRARQQLHDYIKHTAVVNPHARLELKEPNAHFKFERGTDQLPEETEEIRPHPHGVELGTVIKMLSATDSQTISGFLQEEFTRVGKKTADSVIDAFRDRHYGREMRWHIPDASEDIDLRAAVSDATANKGAEATAAFADAIADAVADRERIAHHELLDLVAEAADDVENEHGTAFGETVQENAANAGWNALIDAPEETADPDEDAVAESRLVTDCYEIADEATTTRKDDEVIHGFASRLAARFEDEDDDRHRLTRRQLRAHVDRAADLTEEYDDVSFGDTARENVTDAVWDVMATVPDDPPLVRELAGDRDATSDLVDAMRATDIMAPPTRCLSPITDDLIRAGLEKEFDADFYAAATRDAEVHSGDPFIVEAGIAYGGDIPAEGSADVMRFANRVPLVYQRGACATTDVVKSIGWRNYGLDQPGGSGLPNGPAVIMVHVASTNVPFTSESKDAVANVPAIEDEIELAIREAARELKSFLNKRRSMEKRRKKQNVLGKILPEMAEKVAEVTDREEPEIDDAIARIMNNVLVERHIEANGDGQAVSVVVENHSSTNETLEVTDIVSAEPRNLSADATAVEMDGEWFVKWEPEVSSEDEAVLEYEIDDDAAFDLDVKGVEGAKLTVNQ from the coding sequence ATGACGTCGTTCCAGTCGACGCTCGGCGAGGAACCGGGGATCGCCGAGGAGCTGGCCGAAAGCCAGCAAGCGATCTCCATCGCCGAGTTCTTCGAGAAGAACAAGCACATGCTCGGCTTCGACAGCGGTGCTCGAGGCCTCGTCACGGCCGTCAAGGAGGCCGTCGACAACGCCCTGGACGCCGCCGAGGAGGCCGGTATTCTTCCGGATATCTACGTCGAGATCCAGGAGTCGGGCGACTACTACACGCTGATCGTCGAGGACAACGGCCCGGGACTCACCAAGGAGTCGCTCCCGAAGGTCTTCGGGAAGCTGCTCTACGGCTCTCGCTTTCACGCCCGCGAGCAATCACTAACGCCGGACCAGCGGCTTCTCGTTCGCCGGAACGGAACGATCGAGTTCGTTCCGATCGGCGTTCTCTGTGACGCCTACCTTCCCGAAGAAGGCGAGGGAACGGCCCCGATAGCCGGCCAAATCGAGGCTCCGTCGTTCAACCGCGAAACCCACGAGATGACGTGGGAACCGGTAACTCACGCGATCCGCCACGAAACCGACGAGCAAACGTACGAAATAACGACCCAGAAGGGGCGAACCGTCGAAGTCACCGGCAACCACAGCGTTTTCAGCGTGACGAAAGACGGAGCGACGAAGGAAATCAAAGCCGGCGAACTCGAGCCGGGTGACGTGCTCCTGACACCACGTCGGCTTCCGTCGCCCGACGAGACTGTCGAGAAAGTAAACGTCCTCGAACACCTCTCCGCGGAGCAGTTCGAAGATCGGCGTGTCTACGTGTACGGATTCGACACCGAGACGCTCGAGGAACTCCGGACGGGAGAGACGATCCGAAAGAGGCCGTCGGAGGATAGCAGCCGAGAGCGATACTACTACCGATACGACGGCGTTGATATCCTCCGTGACAGTCTCGAGCAGAACTATCTCGAAAAGGGATACCTCCCAGCCGAACTGGTACTCGAACTCGGCTGGGAAGAGAAAGCAGCCGACTGCAGCTTCAAGACCTATCAGGCCGGCGGAGACGAAACCACGATGCCCGTGACGCTCCCGATCGACGATTCGTTCGTCGAACTGGTGGCCCACTACATTTCGGAGGGACACGTCGGCCAACGACAGGTTGGGTTTACGTTCGGCGCTCACGAGTCCGAACTGATCGAATCGACCGAACAGGCCGTTCAGGGTATTACCGGATCGACGACGACGGTCGAGCGCGAACGGAACTCGACCCGTGTCAAGGCCTTCGGCTCGCCGTTGGCGATGTTTCTCGAATCGGTCTGTGGTTGTTCCGCCGACGAAAAACGGATTCCCGAGTTCGTCTTTCAGGCACCGGCCGAACACCAACGAGACTTCATCGCTGCACTGTACCAGGGGGACGGCTCCGATTCGCACCCGTCGAACGAACTCTCGCATACGACGACGAGCGAGACGCTTGCACGCCAGCTCTCCGTCCTCTGGAACATGCACGGGGTGTTGGCGAGTACGGAGACCCTCTCCGATCGGCCCGGCTACGCCGACGATCCAAAGACAGCATACCGAACGAAAGTCTACGGGGAGGACGCGTCCCTTTCTGACGTGTTCTCGACAGCTCGGAACACTGGAGAACAAGGGTACAAGCGCGTTCCGACCTCGCTCCTCGAGGACGTTCGGGTGGGGGACGTCGAAAGCGAAACGGTGCCGGACACGGTTCCTGGCCTACTGATGGGTGCCGGTGTCGGATCGAGCATCGAACACGCCGACGTGTATCGATCGCTTATCGAGGCGTCGCTCGACGGCGAGGACGTCGAGAAACCGCGGTACGTTCACACTCTCAAAGAGAAGGGGTTACTCGATGCTGATCATCAGCCAACCGATCGGCTCGAAGCGCTCTGGGAGACTGTCCACAACATACACGGGCTCACGGACACCGATATGTGTCTGCTCCCGGTAACGGACGTCGAAGCGACCGACCCACCCGAGTACGTTTACGACGTTTCTGTTCCCGGTGCGACCGGAGCTGACGAGAACTTCGTCGTCGCAAATCAGGGTGCATTGAGCGTCAAAAACAGCCGCGGCCAGCAGGGGATCGGTATCTCCGCAGCCGTACTCTACTCCCAGCTGACAAGCGGGAAACCCGCGAAGATCACCAGCCGAACCCAGGGCTCGAGCGAGGCCGAGTACTTCGAACTCATCGTCGACACCGACGAGAACGAACCCGAGATCAGCGTCGAGGAGACCACAAGCTGGGACCGTCCCCACGGCACCCGCATCGAACTCGAGATGGAAGGGAACATGCGCGCCCGCCAGCAGCTCCACGACTACATCAAACACACGGCGGTCGTCAACCCCCACGCCAGACTCGAGCTCAAGGAACCGAACGCCCACTTCAAGTTCGAGCGCGGGACCGACCAGCTCCCCGAGGAGACCGAGGAGATCCGACCCCACCCACACGGGGTCGAGCTCGGCACCGTGATCAAGATGCTCTCTGCGACGGACTCCCAGACGATTTCGGGCTTCCTCCAGGAGGAGTTTACCCGCGTCGGGAAGAAGACCGCCGACTCGGTGATCGACGCGTTCCGCGACCGCCACTACGGTCGCGAGATGCGCTGGCACATCCCCGATGCGAGCGAAGATATCGACCTTCGGGCCGCCGTCTCGGACGCGACCGCGAACAAGGGCGCCGAGGCGACGGCCGCCTTCGCCGACGCCATCGCCGACGCCGTCGCTGACCGCGAGCGGATCGCCCACCACGAACTGCTCGACCTCGTCGCCGAGGCGGCCGACGACGTCGAGAACGAGCACGGCACCGCTTTCGGCGAGACGGTTCAGGAAAACGCCGCCAACGCGGGCTGGAACGCGCTGATCGACGCCCCCGAGGAAACCGCCGACCCCGACGAGGACGCCGTCGCGGAGTCGCGGCTGGTCACCGACTGCTACGAGATCGCCGACGAGGCGACGACCACCCGCAAGGACGACGAGGTGATCCACGGCTTCGCGAGCCGGCTCGCGGCCAGATTCGAGGACGAGGACGACGACCGCCACCGCCTCACCCGCCGTCAGCTCCGTGCACACGTCGACCGCGCGGCCGACCTCACCGAGGAGTACGACGACGTCTCCTTCGGCGACACCGCCCGGGAGAACGTCACCGACGCCGTCTGGGACGTGATGGCGACCGTCCCCGACGATCCGCCGCTGGTCCGCGAGCTTGCGGGTGACCGCGACGCGACGAGTGATCTCGTCGACGCGATGCGGGCGACCGACATCATGGCGCCGCCGACGCGGTGTCTCTCGCCGATCACCGACGACCTCATCCGGGCCGGTCTCGAGAAGGAGTTCGACGCCGACTTCTACGCCGCAGCAACCCGGGACGCCGAGGTCCACTCCGGCGACCCGTTCATCGTCGAGGCCGGGATCGCCTACGGCGGCGACATCCCCGCCGAGGGAAGCGCCGACGTCATGCGGTTTGCCAACCGCGTCCCACTGGTCTACCAGCGCGGGGCGTGTGCGACCACCGACGTCGTCAAATCGATCGGCTGGCGCAACTACGGGCTCGACCAGCCCGGCGGCTCGGGGCTGCCCAACGGCCCCGCCGTCATCATGGTCCACGTCGCCTCGACGAACGTCCCCTTCACCAGCGAGTCGAAAGACGCCGTCGCCAACGTGCCGGCGATCGAGGATGAGATCGAGCTGGCGATCCGGGAGGCCGCCCGCGAGCTAAAGAGCTTCCTGAACAAGCGCCGCTCGATGGAGAAACGCCGGAAGAAACAGAACGTCCTCGGAAAGATCCTCCCCGAGATGGCCGAGAAGGTCGCCGAGGTCACCGATCGCGAGGAGCCCGAGATCGACGACGCGATCGCCCGAATCATGAACAACGTCCTCGTCGAGCGCCATATCGAGGCTAATGGGGACGGCCAGGCCGTCTCGGTGGTCGTCGAGAACCACTCGAGCACGAACGAGACCCTCGAGGTCACCGACATCGTCTCGGCCGAACCCCGCAACCTCTCTGCGGACGCGACCGCCGTCGAGATGGACGGCGAGTGGTTCGTCAAGTGGGAACCCGAGGTATCGAGCGAGGACGAGGCCGTCCTCGAGTACGAGATCGACGACGACGCCGCGTTCGATCTCGACGTGAAAGGCGTCGAAGGCGCGAAACTCACCGTTAACCAATGA
- a CDS encoding universal stress protein, protein MPLRILVPFDGSEPAREALEYAIELFPDGEFLALTVVETDGVPLIPNTTEDADSDERLRELLEEADDQLSGAERIATEHGVSLEKRSRIGPPAREIIDCAEESDLDHVVIGSRGRSGVTRLLLGSVAEVVVRHSPVPVTVVR, encoded by the coding sequence ATGCCGCTTCGAATCCTCGTCCCCTTCGACGGCTCCGAGCCCGCACGAGAAGCCCTCGAGTACGCGATCGAGCTGTTTCCCGACGGCGAGTTCCTTGCGCTGACCGTCGTCGAAACCGACGGCGTTCCGCTGATTCCGAACACGACCGAGGACGCCGACAGCGACGAGAGGCTCCGGGAGCTGCTCGAGGAGGCCGACGACCAGCTGAGCGGCGCCGAACGGATCGCGACCGAGCACGGCGTCAGCCTCGAGAAGCGGAGCCGGATCGGGCCGCCGGCACGGGAGATCATCGACTGTGCCGAGGAGAGCGACCTCGACCACGTCGTGATAGGGAGTCGCGGACGGTCGGGCGTGACGCGGCTCCTGCTTGGCAGCGTCGCGGAGGTCGTGGTCAGACACTCCCCGGTGCCGGTTACCGTCGTTCGCTGA
- a CDS encoding helix-turn-helix domain-containing protein, producing MREFAFTVAYERGADHLMDVFIDHPELYARTTACHATTETMWRVDEVTGPQEALAEYDEQLSGIDRCSSVRGMGGCRIDWTYDVLASGPTSRLIYSRQSEDDGCRSVPYLAAKHLGDGVLCRAEQRGHEYRWRLLAEDGTAMRAIYDELEGNLRAGLELEFERISGPIEWGNEYDVGPDIPHEQRAALELATEYGYYETPRGASIQEIADAEDVPTSTLQYRLRRAEAWLAKTFLADGRGIPRRRPVSADD from the coding sequence ATGCGCGAGTTCGCGTTCACGGTCGCTTACGAGCGGGGGGCCGACCACCTGATGGATGTCTTCATCGACCACCCAGAGCTGTACGCCCGAACGACTGCCTGTCACGCGACGACGGAGACGATGTGGCGCGTCGACGAGGTGACCGGGCCCCAGGAGGCGCTGGCAGAGTACGACGAGCAGCTCTCGGGGATCGACCGCTGTTCGAGCGTCCGGGGAATGGGCGGCTGTCGGATCGACTGGACGTACGACGTCCTCGCGAGCGGGCCGACGAGCCGACTGATCTACTCGCGACAGTCCGAGGACGACGGCTGTCGGTCGGTCCCCTACCTCGCGGCGAAACACCTCGGCGACGGCGTGTTGTGCCGGGCCGAACAGCGCGGTCATGAGTACCGCTGGCGGCTGCTCGCCGAGGACGGAACGGCGATGCGGGCGATCTACGACGAGCTCGAAGGGAACCTTCGGGCGGGGCTCGAGCTCGAGTTCGAGCGCATCAGCGGGCCGATCGAGTGGGGCAACGAGTACGACGTCGGCCCTGATATCCCCCACGAGCAGCGCGCGGCCCTGGAGCTTGCAACCGAGTACGGCTACTACGAGACGCCCCGCGGAGCGTCGATCCAGGAGATCGCCGACGCCGAGGACGTCCCGACCTCGACGCTCCAGTACCGGCTGCGCCGGGCCGAGGCGTGGCTGGCCAAGACCTTCCTCGCCGACGGACGGGGGATCCCGCGTCGCCGACCCGTCTCCGCCGACGACTAG